The following coding sequences lie in one Streptomyces xiamenensis genomic window:
- a CDS encoding glycine hydroxymethyltransferase produces MTAQPTPNDPTGELSTESTAFRAAIDAVRGVEPRIADAIGAELADQRSSLKLIASENYASPATLLAMGNWFSDKYAEGTIGRRFYAGCKNVDTVESIAAEHARELFGARHAYVQPHSGIDANLVAFWSVLAARVEAPALERAQARQVNDLTEADWAELRRDLGNQRMLGMSLDAGGHLTHGFRPNISGKMFEQRSYGTDPATGLLDYAAVREAARAFRPLILIAGYSAYPRRVNFATMREIADEVGATLMVDMAHFAGLVAGKVLTGDYDPVPHAQIVTTTTHKSLRGPRGGMVLCDDPLADQVDRGCPMVLGGPLPHVMAAKAVALAEARQPSFRDYAQRVVDNADALAQGLLRRGGALVTGGTDNHLALIDVSGYGLTGRQAEAALLDAGIVTNRNAIPRDPNGAWYTSGIRVGTPALTTRGVDTDGMDEVAELIHTVLSATTPGTTKNGKPSKAAHTLADGVAEQVRERSADLLAKHPLYPNVDLG; encoded by the coding sequence ATGACCGCTCAGCCCACCCCGAACGACCCCACCGGCGAGCTCAGCACCGAGTCCACCGCCTTCCGCGCCGCCATCGACGCGGTACGCGGCGTCGAGCCCCGCATCGCGGACGCCATCGGCGCCGAGCTGGCCGACCAGCGCTCCTCGCTCAAGCTCATCGCCTCGGAGAACTACGCCTCCCCGGCCACCCTGCTGGCCATGGGCAACTGGTTCAGCGACAAGTACGCCGAGGGCACCATCGGCCGCCGCTTCTACGCCGGCTGCAAGAACGTCGACACCGTCGAGTCGATCGCCGCCGAGCACGCCCGCGAACTCTTCGGCGCCCGCCACGCCTACGTCCAGCCGCACTCCGGCATCGACGCCAACCTCGTCGCCTTCTGGTCCGTCCTCGCCGCCCGCGTCGAGGCCCCCGCCCTGGAGCGCGCCCAGGCCCGCCAGGTCAACGACCTCACCGAGGCCGACTGGGCCGAACTCCGCCGCGACCTGGGCAACCAGCGCATGCTCGGCATGTCCCTGGACGCCGGCGGCCACCTCACCCACGGCTTCCGCCCCAATATCTCCGGCAAGATGTTCGAGCAGCGCAGCTACGGCACCGACCCGGCCACCGGCCTGCTGGACTACGCCGCCGTCCGCGAGGCCGCCCGCGCATTCCGCCCGCTGATTCTCATCGCCGGCTACTCCGCCTACCCGCGGCGGGTCAACTTCGCCACCATGCGCGAGATCGCCGACGAGGTCGGCGCCACCCTCATGGTCGACATGGCGCACTTCGCGGGCCTGGTCGCCGGCAAGGTCCTCACCGGCGACTACGACCCGGTCCCGCACGCCCAGATCGTCACCACCACCACCCACAAGTCCCTGCGCGGCCCGCGCGGCGGCATGGTGCTGTGCGACGACCCGCTGGCCGACCAGGTCGACCGCGGCTGCCCCATGGTCCTGGGCGGCCCGCTGCCGCACGTCATGGCCGCCAAGGCCGTCGCCCTCGCCGAGGCCCGGCAGCCCTCCTTCCGCGACTACGCCCAGCGCGTCGTCGACAACGCCGACGCGCTGGCCCAGGGCCTGCTGCGGCGCGGCGGCGCTCTGGTCACCGGGGGCACCGACAATCACCTGGCGCTCATCGACGTCTCCGGCTACGGGCTGACCGGCCGTCAGGCCGAGGCAGCGCTGCTGGACGCCGGCATCGTCACCAACCGCAACGCCATCCCGCGCGACCCCAACGGCGCCTGGTACACCTCCGGCATCCGCGTCGGCACCCCCGCCCTCACCACCCGCGGCGTGGACACCGACGGCATGGACGAGGTCGCCGAGCTGATCCACACCGTGCTCTCCGCCACCACCCCCGGCACCACCAAGAACGGCAAGCCCTCCAAGGCCGCCCACACCCTGGCCGACGGCGTCGCCGAGCAGGTGCGCGAGCGCTCCGCGGACCTGCTGGCCAAGCACCCGCTCTACCCGAACGTCGACCTCGGCTGA